The sequence ACCAGATGCACCAAAATATACCGACCAATGTTACTAAGGCGATATAGATACTCCAACCGGCACCAAGAAAGTCACTCATGATTTATCCTTACTGAATTCATCTGGAAGATCGAACGGAAGTTCGGCAGATTCTTGATTGGCAGGCTGTCTTTTTGCAGACCAAGCCCACCAAACGATTCCTAAAAACACTACCAAGCCAAGCACGGTAGAGATTGCTGAGAGATAAGGGGCGATATTTTGCATATGTCCTGATCACTAAGATTACTTAGCGACAACCTCATCAACAATGATGTATCGACGATTGATGCCAAGACCTTGCAAGTAAGCAACCAAGGCGTCTAACTCAGTCTTGCCTTCCAGCTCCTGAGGAGCATTCGCAATTTGCTCATCGGTATACGGTACGCCTAAACGACGCATCGCCACCATATGAGACTGAATTGAACCAGCATCGGCAGGATTTTTTGCCAACCATGGATATGCAGGCATATTGGACTCTGGCACTACATCACGGGGATTATTCAAATGGATCTGGTGCCAAGCATCAGAATATTTTCCACCTACACGAGCCAAGTCTGGTCCAGTACGCTTGCTTCCCCAAAGAAATGGATGGTCATACACAGACTCGCCAGCCAATGAGTAAGGTCCGTAGCGCTCTACCTCAGAACGCAAGGTACGAATCTGCTGTGAATGACAGCCTAAGCAACCTTCGCGCTGATAAATATCACGGCCAGCTAAACGAAGCGCGCTATAGGGCGTAACGCCAGGACTAGGCTCAGTAGTGGAGTGCTGGAAAAATAAAGGAACGATCTGCACTAAACCAGCAACTGAAATCGCTGCAATAGTCGCAATAATCAGCCAGCCAACATTACGCTCAAGCGTGTCGTGGGAGAAAAATCGACGTTTTTCTGACATGTTCTTTTCCTTAATGAGCAGCAATAGACGCTTGTGGGATAGGAGCGTCAATGAATTTTTTATCAATCACGGTTTTATAGACGTTGTAAGCCATCAACAACATGCCGCCTAAGTAGCAGAGGCCGCCTATCAAACGAATGACGTAGAAAGGATAGGTGGCTTTAACCGACTCAACGAAGCTATATGTCAAAGTACCATCTGGTTCAAATGCTCTCCACATCAAGCCTTGCATCACACCAGCAATCCACATTGCAGCGATGTAAATAACCACGCCAATTGTTGCGATCCAGAAATGCAATTCAATTAACTTGGTGCTGTACATATCTTTTTGACCAACTAAACGTGGGATCAGGTAGTACAAAGAACCAATAGTGATCATGGCAACCCAGCCCAACGCGCCGGAGTGAACGTGACCGATAGTCCAGTCAGTGTAGTGAGACAAGCTATTAACAGTCTTAATCGACATCATCGAGCCTTCAAAGGTAGACATGCCGTAGAAGGACAAGGCAACTACTAAGAATTTCAGAATAGGGTCGCGACGCAATTTATACCAAGCACCTGACAAGGTCATGATGCCGTTGATCATGCCACCCCAAGATGGAGCCAACAGAATTAAGGAGAACACCATTCCTAGAGACTGAGTCCAGTCTGGCAAAGAAGTGTGCTGCAAGTGGTGTGGACCAGCCCACATATACGTAAAATTCAATGCCCAAAAATGGACGATCGATAAACGGTAGGAGTAGATTGGACGTTCAGCCTGCTTTGGAATGAAGTAATACATCATGCCCAAGAAGCTGGTAGTTAAGAAGAAGCCCACTGCATTATGGCCATACCACCACTGAATCATGGCATCTTGCGCACCAGAGTAAGCAGAGTAAGACTTAAAGAGGCTTGCTGGCATCTCGATGTTATTGACGATATGCAAAACAGCAATCGTTAAGATGTAAGCGCCAAAAAACCAGTTAGAAACGTAGATATGCTTAGTCTTACGTTTGATCACAGTGCCAAAGAAAACGATTGCGTATGCAACCCAAACGACAGTGATTAACAAATCAATTGGCCACTCAAGCTCGGCGTACTCTTTTGAGGTTGTGATACCTAGTGGCAAAGTGATGGCAGCAGAAACAATGACAGCCTGCCAACCCCAGAAAGTAAAGGCTGCCAATTTATCGCAGAACAATCGAACTTGACAGGTGCGTTGCACGATGTAGTAAGAGGTTGCAAATAAGGCGGAGCCACCGAATGCAAAGATCACAGCATTAGTGTGCAAAGGACGCAAGCGACCGTAACTCAACCAAGGAATATTGAAAGTGATTTCTGGCCAGATCAGCTGGGCTGCGAGAATGACCCCCACGAGCATGCCAACAATTCCCCAAAGCACAGTGACGATGGCAAATTGACTGACAACCTTGTAATTGAAGGTATCTTGATTACTCCCCACGGTAAGTCCCATGGTTTCTCCTTTTTTGTGACCAAACAGCGACATAATCCAAATAGACTGGATTGATTATCAAAGTAAGACTTACGCGAGGGTTTGATCTACATCAAAAAGGCTAGGGCAAATTACTAGGCCCTCAGTGACAACTGACCCTTATAAGGGAAATCACTAGTCATAAGGCTATTTTTTAGAGTGCTCGCTAACTTGATGGGGCGCTGGCGTGTCATCATCCATCAGAATAGATTGGCCTGGGCCATCTAAATCATCAAACTGCCCACTCTTGATTGACCAATGCAATATCCAAGCCAAGAGACCGACCAAAATGAGAGACAGCGGAATCAGAACAAATAAACTTTCCATCCCTGTAGTCTAAGCTTTTCGTAAGCGCCAGGCATTCAGTGTGACCGCAAGCGAAGAAAGCGACATCCCAATGCCAGCGATCCAAGGATTCACTAAGCCCATCATTGCCGCAGGAATGGCTAGCAAGTTATAAATCAAGGCCCACAGCAAATTCTCTTTTATGATTAATTGCGTCTTGTCAGCTAATCGCAAAGTTTTTCCTAATGCCTCTAAAGATACAGCCGTCAAAATTGCATCTGCGCCAGCAGCAGCTAAAGGAGCCCCAGCTCCAACCGCAATCGAAATATCCGCACGGGCTAACAAAGGCGCATCGTTTACCCCATCGCCAATCGCCCAAACAAAGCGCCCCTGATTTTGCAAACGCTCAATGTACGCATATTTATCTTCAGGGGTACAGCCGCCCTGAAAACTCTCAATACCTACTTGATGTGCCCACCACGCAACGGTTGCAGGGTCATCCCCCGACACTAAATGCACAGCAATATTTCTGGATCGAACCGTTTCGAGAAATTGCTCCAGCCCTGGTCTAGGAGTGTCTAAAAATATGAAGCTCGCGACCAAGCCTTGAGCATCACGTAAATGCACCTGACCAAACTGCCCTGCTCGCCCATCCTGTTCCACTCCAAGCCAGGCAGCACTGCCTAAACAATAATCTCCCGAACTCAAGCCTTTACCCAATTGATTGATTACTGGCTCAGAGAGGATGGGAAGCGCTAAGTCTTCTAGTTCAGCAGCCCGCAGTAAAGAGAGTGCTAAGGGATGTCGTTGGCCAGCCTCTAATGCTGCGGCTAGTGCCAGTGCATCTTCGCGGCGATAGTCGGACCGCAAATGCATCATTTCTTTTAGTACCGGCTCACCCATGGTTAAGGTGCCCGTCTTATCTAGCACAAGATCCGTTGCTTTTACTAAACCTTCCATCACATGACTGCGCACAATCAATAAACCCAACTTGGTAACAGCCCCTTGAGCTGCAGCCATCGCAGTAGGTACCGCGAGGGATAGTGCACAAGGACAACTTGCTACTAAGACAGATACCAGCACCGTCCATGCTCGACTAGGATCGAAATAAAACCAAATCGCTGAGGAAACAAATGCACTGAGCAATAAGAAAGCCACAAAGTATCCAGCCCACTTTTCAGCAAGACTCACCATCACCGGCTTGGCTAAGAGGGCTTGATCTAATAATGAAGCAATCCCTGCAATACGAGTAGATTGCCCCACCGCCTCTATTCTCATGAAGAGTGGGTTGAGAATATTATGCGTGCCCGCATAAACACGATCACCAATCTTTTTCTCAATCGGTTTTGATTCTCCAGTGAGTAGAGATTCATCAAGCGTACTGGGATTTTCGATCAAGACACCATCTGCTGGAACCACTTCACCAGGAGAAACGCGCAATACTTCTCCTAGATTGCAATTGACTACTGGCACCACCTGAACATCTTGCGAGCTTGGATAATTGAGAATGCGTTCGCAAGTCGCAGGCAATTGCTTTGCTAGGGCCTCGGCTCCACCCTGAGCATCTTGTCTTGCTAAGAGCTCAACATATCTAGCGGCCAAGATAAAGGCCACAAACATGGTGATCGAATCAAAATAACTCTGCCCAGATCCTCTGATCAAATTGATCGTGCCCGCAATAAATGCCAAGGCTAGCGCAATGGCAATCGGAACATCCATGCCCAGCATATGTGTTTTTTTGAATGACTCCAGGCTACGCCAAGCCGCTTGAAATATCGGCCCAGCGGAATAAACCATGACTGGGACAGTTAATGCCCAGCTTGTCCAACCCAAAAGCAAATCAAACTCTGGAGTAATGTCTGCCCCCACATAGGTAGGCCATGCATACATCATGACTTGCATCATCCCCAACATGGCAACACCTAGTCGAGTGAGCAGTTGTCTTCTTTCTTTTTTAGCCCTATCAGCAGATAAAGAAGGCTCAAAAGGCCATGCCTCATATCCGATACGCTCGATTTCAAAAAGCAATCTTGCTAAGCTTGTTGTATCGGGCGAGAATCGGACCATCACTTTTTGTGTGACGTAATGGATTTGCACATCTTGGACACCATCAATTCTTCGCAAGTGTTGCTCACATAACCAGACACATGCTGCACAGCGGATTTTTTCTAAGCGCAGAGTCGTTTCAAGGTCACCATGTTCACCATGAGGTCTTGTAAACCGCCCCAATAAAGAGGGGTCATCGTAGGGCTTCAGCTTTTCTGGAATGTCATTACGAGCAAGATACTCGGCAGGTTTCTCGCTGGATTGGACACGTCGCGCATAGAAGACTTCCAAACCTTCACCATGAATTGTTTGGGCAATAGCCATGCATCCTGAGCAACAAAATGCTCGGACAATCCCACCCAATTCTGCCTCAATGAGGTCGCTAGGCAAAATTGGACTGGAGCAGTGATAGCAGCTTAGGGCAGCGCGCTTATTCATAAAATATTGATGGAGCAAATTTACTCTACTGCAATACACACTCTAAGAGACTATGTGCAGGGAACGTGAGCCCATTCTACTCGCCCTAATAAGATGGACTTTTATTGCTGTGATCGATTGGGCGCATCCTGAAAGCCATTGGATCTAAAAGTGAGAACCAAGGTATCGCGATAGCCATAATTTCCAAGCGGCTGAATAGGGGTAGATTCATGAATCATGCGCTCATCATTCATGAGGAGTAGTGACCAAGGCTGGGCCAATGTAAAGCGTAAACCCGCAGAACCCTGAGCATCAAATATTCTGGTTTCCCCACCCTTGATGCCAACTCTATTTAATAAAAAGACTGCTACAAAATCAACGCCATCACGATGAGCGCCTTCTGGGGTTGGTCTTCCGATGCCATCAGCGGTATCAATCCGAAATTGATGCGCCTCTACAAACCAAGTATTCACAGGTTTTAAGCTATTAAGCACATGTGCGAGACCAATTAGTAAGGCTTGCCATGTGGAATGATTAGCCAATTGGGTTTGTATAGGCTCAAACCAACGCTCAATCCCGCCATGCAATGCGTTGTAATCCACCGACTGCCAATGTGCACGATGTGGCACTAAATTGAGGTGATCCCCTTTAATCTCATAGCTTGCATGACGGCGGAAGCGATAACGACCGCCATCCTTAAGATAGGGATCACGAGGTAAGCCTTCCCAGAATGCGCTCAAACTCTGTAGATCAGATAAAGCAAGGTCACCTAG comes from Polynucleobacter sp. MWH-Svant-W18 and encodes:
- a CDS encoding cbb3-type cytochrome C oxidase subunit 3; this encodes MQNIAPYLSAISTVLGLVVFLGIVWWAWSAKRQPANQESAELPFDLPDEFSKDKS
- a CDS encoding heavy metal translocating P-type ATPase, giving the protein MNKRAALSCYHCSSPILPSDLIEAELGGIVRAFCCSGCMAIAQTIHGEGLEVFYARRVQSSEKPAEYLARNDIPEKLKPYDDPSLLGRFTRPHGEHGDLETTLRLEKIRCAACVWLCEQHLRRIDGVQDVQIHYVTQKVMVRFSPDTTSLARLLFEIERIGYEAWPFEPSLSADRAKKERRQLLTRLGVAMLGMMQVMMYAWPTYVGADITPEFDLLLGWTSWALTVPVMVYSAGPIFQAAWRSLESFKKTHMLGMDVPIAIALALAFIAGTINLIRGSGQSYFDSITMFVAFILAARYVELLARQDAQGGAEALAKQLPATCERILNYPSSQDVQVVPVVNCNLGEVLRVSPGEVVPADGVLIENPSTLDESLLTGESKPIEKKIGDRVYAGTHNILNPLFMRIEAVGQSTRIAGIASLLDQALLAKPVMVSLAEKWAGYFVAFLLLSAFVSSAIWFYFDPSRAWTVLVSVLVASCPCALSLAVPTAMAAAQGAVTKLGLLIVRSHVMEGLVKATDLVLDKTGTLTMGEPVLKEMMHLRSDYRREDALALAAALEAGQRHPLALSLLRAAELEDLALPILSEPVINQLGKGLSSGDYCLGSAAWLGVEQDGRAGQFGQVHLRDAQGLVASFIFLDTPRPGLEQFLETVRSRNIAVHLVSGDDPATVAWWAHQVGIESFQGGCTPEDKYAYIERLQNQGRFVWAIGDGVNDAPLLARADISIAVGAGAPLAAAGADAILTAVSLEALGKTLRLADKTQLIIKENLLWALIYNLLAIPAAMMGLVNPWIAGIGMSLSSLAVTLNAWRLRKA
- a CDS encoding 2OG-Fe dioxygenase family protein, producing MTTTPLTPILTPAKQLVDALRTDGYVVASAETVAELGDLALSDLQSLSAFWEGLPRDPYLKDGGRYRFRRHASYEIKGDHLNLVPHRAHWQSVDYNALHGGIERWFEPIQTQLANHSTWQALLIGLAHVLNSLKPVNTWFVEAHQFRIDTADGIGRPTPEGAHRDGVDFVAVFLLNRVGIKGGETRIFDAQGSAGLRFTLAQPWSLLLMNDERMIHESTPIQPLGNYGYRDTLVLTFRSNGFQDAPNRSQQ
- the ccoS gene encoding cbb3-type cytochrome oxidase assembly protein CcoS, with the translated sequence MESLFVLIPLSLILVGLLAWILHWSIKSGQFDDLDGPGQSILMDDDTPAPHQVSEHSKK
- the ccoN gene encoding cytochrome-c oxidase, cbb3-type subunit I, which codes for MGLTVGSNQDTFNYKVVSQFAIVTVLWGIVGMLVGVILAAQLIWPEITFNIPWLSYGRLRPLHTNAVIFAFGGSALFATSYYIVQRTCQVRLFCDKLAAFTFWGWQAVIVSAAITLPLGITTSKEYAELEWPIDLLITVVWVAYAIVFFGTVIKRKTKHIYVSNWFFGAYILTIAVLHIVNNIEMPASLFKSYSAYSGAQDAMIQWWYGHNAVGFFLTTSFLGMMYYFIPKQAERPIYSYRLSIVHFWALNFTYMWAGPHHLQHTSLPDWTQSLGMVFSLILLAPSWGGMINGIMTLSGAWYKLRRDPILKFLVVALSFYGMSTFEGSMMSIKTVNSLSHYTDWTIGHVHSGALGWVAMITIGSLYYLIPRLVGQKDMYSTKLIELHFWIATIGVVIYIAAMWIAGVMQGLMWRAFEPDGTLTYSFVESVKATYPFYVIRLIGGLCYLGGMLLMAYNVYKTVIDKKFIDAPIPQASIAAH
- the ccoO gene encoding cytochrome-c oxidase, cbb3-type subunit II, which encodes MSEKRRFFSHDTLERNVGWLIIATIAAISVAGLVQIVPLFFQHSTTEPSPGVTPYSALRLAGRDIYQREGCLGCHSQQIRTLRSEVERYGPYSLAGESVYDHPFLWGSKRTGPDLARVGGKYSDAWHQIHLNNPRDVVPESNMPAYPWLAKNPADAGSIQSHMVAMRRLGVPYTDEQIANAPQELEGKTELDALVAYLQGLGINRRYIIVDEVVAK